ATCCCGATGCTGGCCCCAATTCCCTCAAAATATTGTATCATATCGCAGGTAAACATATTTTTACGCCTGTCATTCAATTGAAGGAGTCCAATTATATCTCCATCCGATGAAAGGGGAATCAGAGCTACAGATTCATATCCCTCGCTAAAGCAGCGACCCCTGAAATAGGCCAAGCTGTCTCTATGTGAAATTGAAGCCATAAACTCGGTTGAGTCGTTTATCCAAAGACTACTGCCTTTGGCAATATATTTCATATTATAATCCATTCTATTCCTGATTATATTACCACACAGGCATTCAAGAACTGGGAATCCATCAAAGTCGCGTACTAATTCATCCTCACCTGTATAAACGCAGAGATTTCTTTCAGCCTCAACAAATTCCTCTGTAAATCCGGATGTTTCATAATATGGATAGTCTTCTCCCTCCCTTAAACGTATGCCTACAGCTTGAAATCCCGTATATTTTTTTATCAACAAAAGGATATCTCTAATTGTATCATTCTTTTCGCCTGATTGATTGAGCGACTCCAGCAGTTTAATCAGTAACTCCTGACGTTCTTCAGCTTTCATTATTCCATTTATTAGATCATTGTTGCAAAAAATGTAATCTATTTCTCCTCATCCCCTGATGAATATGATTTTAATCCATCTGCGATCTCTTTTAACCGTTTGTTCACTAAATAATTTATGCTGCCCTCAGGATAGGTGTTGTCCTCCCTTCTCTCCCCAGCCTCAATATCTGTTAAAACTTCAATCCCCTCATCAATGGTCTTAACTGCATAGATATGGAACATGCCTTTAGATACAGCATCCACGATCTCCTCATGCAGCATCAGATTGCGTATATTTGTGTGAGGTATCATGACACCCTGTTCCCCTGTAAGCCCTCTTGCCTTGCATACCTTATAGAATCCCTCAATTTTGTAATTGACCCCACCGATCGGCTGAACCTCGCCAGTTTGATTCACTGATCCGGTAACAGCGATCCCCTGCTTCAATGGCACTCCTGAAAGGCTAGAGAGTATTGCATATAGCTCTGTAGAGGAAGCGCTATCCCCCTCTATCCCCTGATAGGACTGCTCAAAACAAAGGCTTGCCGAAAGGGAGAGAGGTTTCTCCTGCGCATATTTCCATCCGAGATATCCGCTCAATATCATAACACCCTTATTGTGTATTCTACCGCTAAGCTCCGATTCGCGTTCAATATTTATCACACCGCTACGCCCCATGAAGGTTTTGGCAGAAATCCTTGATGGACGACCAAACATAATATCGCCCATATTATATACGCTAAGCCCATTTACATGCCCAACCTCAAAACCCTCAACATCAATCATAACCGTGCCATCATCAATATGTTCACGCATCCTCTCATCGATAAGATTATGTCTGAATATCTTTTCATCAAACGCCCTTTGCACATGCTCAGCAGAAATCAATGACACCCCAGCTTTGACAGCCCAGTAATCAGATTCCAAAAGCAACTCCTTCAATTGCCCGAATCTTGAGGAAAGCTTTTGTTGATCAGCCACCATCCGAGCTGCATACTCAAGCATCTTAGCAACCCCTGAGGAGTCAAAAGGGAGAAGTTTTTCCTCCTTGCAACAATTAGCAATAAAACATGCATAAGCTTGCATATTATCTGGAGAGCGGTCAACCTGTGAGTCGAACTCCGCCTTCACACGAAACAATTCCCAAAACTCTTCATCATATTCAGACAGCATATGATAAATATAGTTATCACCAATAAGAATTATCTTAACATTAACTGGCATCGGTTCAGGCCTCATCCCTACAGGAGCGATGAAACCAAATTGCTCGTAGGGATTTTCAACCCGTACCTCTTTTATTCTTATGGCTCGCTTTAAGGCTTCCCATACTCCTACCCTCATAAGCACATCCCTAATATTCAGAAGCAAATAACCGCCATTAGCTCTACTTAGCGAGCCAGCCTTTATCATTGTGTGATCACTCAAGTAACCCCCAAAGGAAAATCGCATTTCAACCTTTGCAAAAAGGTTAATATAGGTGGGATTGCTCTCCACTATCACAGGCGGGCCTACTGTTTCGCTGTTATCCACGAACAAATTGATCTTAAAAGGAAGGAAGGGGTCCTTTTCACCAAAAATTGGAGCATTTGGCATACCAGGGTAGGCCTGAGCCGGCGCCTCCTGTTGTTTGAATATGCCTAAATATTCCAATGTATAGGCTTGCAAGCCTTTTAAATAGCGATCCATACCATAATAATGCCTAAAATCGTTCAGCAATTCATGAAATATTGAATGGATTGTATTTTCTCCAATATTGCGGTCCAATTCTCGCAATCGGTCCTGCATGTTTTTTTCCGATTCTCTAAACCTGTCAAAACTCGCTCCCATCTGTTTCATTAGATTATCACGCTTCTCATCCAAAACCTTTCTCTGCTCTTCGGGTAACGAAAGGTAATCGGTTCGAGACATGGTTCCACTAACAGTCATTGGAATCAACAATGGCCCAGTGGGTGTTATCTGCAACAGAAAACCCTCGGATTGGGCACTCTTCTCTAGTTGATCTAAAATTTGTCTCTCCTCATTCTGGCCTTCCTCAACAATCCTGCCCCTCGCCGCTCCATATTCCTCACTAGAGAATGCCTTCCCCAACTCCTCCTTAAGCCTCAGCAATAATGTTGACATCTGATTTGAAAAAGTTTTACCCATCCCCTGAGGAAGTTTCAATATCTGTGGTTGATCAGGATCATCAAAGTTATAGACATAACACCAATCATCCGGATGATATGACTCTTCACTATCCTGTCGTTCATTTATGAGCCTCTTTATATGCTCCTGAACCGCTGTTGTCTTGCCAGTCCCTGTCAAGCCAGCAACATAGATATTGTAACCGGATCGATTCATTTCCAAACCAAATCGTATGGCCTCAATAGCCCTACTTTGCCCAATAAATTCCTCTAAAGAAGGCAATTCCTCTGTACAAGTAAAATGTAACTGATCAGGATCACACTGCCAGCGCAATCTATCAGCACTAACCCTATGCCTTTCCATAACCATTCGCATCCTCCTCTATTATCAAAATTCATCTATAATCTAACATACTCGTAGGCTATTTTTAACAGATTAATCTAACAGATCATTTTTGTGATTGGAAAGCCTAAATATTAGGATGTTTTATTTATCCCCCTTCCCTACTGAAATTCACTCCAATTGATTGTATCAATTCTGTAGAATCTATAATTTTTCAAATTTATCCTTGCCTGCCCCGCATATAGGGCATACCCAATCTGCTGGAAGATCAGCAAAAGAGGTTCCTGGGGCAACACCACTCTCAGGATCGCCTTTCCCAGGCTCATAAACATATCCGCATACCGTACATCTGTAACTGATATTATTTTCTTTATGCTTTTCATCTTTCTTCTCATCTTTAATAAATGTTGGAGCAGATTCCGGCGTTTTCCCCCTCTTAATTTGATGATAATACGAATAGGTCATTGGTTCGCCATCTTCAATCAATTCCGCTTCAATCACCTCCCCCACAAAAATTGTGTGAGTTCCTACATCCATACGCTGGACCAATTTTAATTCAAGATATCCCAATGCATGTTCTATTATTATGGGGGTTCCCATTGATCCTTTACGATAGTTAATGTCCTTACATTTATCATAGTCTCTACCGCATTTAAAACCGAAATTTCCAATAAGCGATAATGGGGCATCCTGACTGAGTATAGAAATTGAAAAAGAATCGCTATTAGAGATGCATTCATGTGTGAAATTCTGTTTATTTATTGCAACAGCGACCATAGGCGGCGAGCTTGTAACCTGAATAACAGTATTACAAATTTGCCCGTTAACTTTCTCTCCTTTTTGAGAAGCTATTATATAGAGTCCATAGCTTATCTTATGAAAAACTCTAGAATTAATCTTAGTGCCCATATTCTACTCCCTTTTGATAGTTTAGCTGGATATTGCTGCCAATATTATTCTTATCACAAACGTAATTGTTAATAATGAACACATTCATCTAATGTTTTCTCATATAAACATTAACTAAAATTTCAGTGTAATATATGCAAAGTGAAATACAAATGAAATCCCGCCTTATTCAGGGAATTCATCTAATGGCAATGAAAATGTAGCAACCTTAAGGATAAATAAATGACATACATAGCGAGCCTACATATCAATTTATCACGATGACTTGATCACACTTGAAATATTAATTAATGATTTTTATATGTTTAATACAATCACAGGCGAGGCATTATTCACATAGTTTGGATTGACATATTAGTATTATATTCAATAAAGTCAAATATTATTCACCCTTATAGAAGATTCAGAAACTCAAGCCTTAGTAAACCTAGAGGTTTGAAATGATAGGAGAGGAGACACTTGTGGCCATAAATGATCAATCGCAGGTTAAATGTTCTATAATACGATTATGTTCTAGACATGCTAAAATTTAATTACTTCAAGAAATATTAATAAATATGAAAGCAAGAAATAATAAGTTTGGGATTATGGGAGGCTCTTTTGATCCTATCCATTTTGGCCATCTGCAAGTGGCTGAATTCGCCAGAGAAAGGATGGATTTGAATATGGTTTTCTTTGTAATATCTCATTGCCCTCCTCATAAATCAATAAATGATTTGTCTTCTTCACATCACCGCTTATCCATGGTTGAGCTGGCAATAAGGGATAGGCCATATTTCGAATCATCTAAAATAGATATTGAGAGTGGATGCCCAACCTACACGGGTGATACCATAAGAAGATTTAAAAAAAATTATGGAGATGATAAGGAAATCTATTTTATTAGCGGCATTGATGTGATTCTTGCTATTATTAACTGGGATAAAGCGAGGACATATCCTGGAATATGTAATTTTATTGCTGCAACAAGACCTGGGTATGATGAAATAGAGATTGGAAATAAAATTCCGGATATTTTTAAACCTTTCATTACAATAATAGAAGTGCCACTTTTGGCCATCTCTTCTACTGAAATTAGATTACGAATAAAATCTGATAAATCTATTGCAGGGATGGCACCTGATCCTGTACAAAATTATATCAACAAAAATGATTTATATAAAGGAAAAGGAGTGTAATTCTGGTGACTAGCAGGCATTCTGCCAACTTCCACTGCACATGATGTAGATCATTCTATGTTGATTTGAATGCAATGATAAAAATGCTGGAAAAGCATGAAAAAGCCAAAAGTTCGAAGACACTATATAGTCTGCCCCATTGTCAGATCCGTCCCCAATTCATCCGCTATTCTGTCCATAAGGATGTTCCTACTTAATTGCATCATTCTACCTGAATAATAACTCGCCTAACGAAAAAACTCAATGAATTTGAGACGGGGACAATTAAAATATTGGTCAATGCTGCGTTTACTTTCTGTTTCTGTGACTCTTAAGATGCGCGCGACTACCCAGCTAATGTCATTCCCCTGCATTCATCTGACTTCTGCCCACATCTTTTTGTGTAAAACAAGTAGATGTGGGGATTAAAGTGATTTGGAGATATTTGATCAATTTCTATTCTTCTAAAATCTGCACTCTCCTTAGCAAAGTTAACAAGAATACCAACTTTAAGTCCGGCAGCTTTAAAATATAAACGAATTTGAGCATAATGTGATCTGCTAAGATAATAATAATTCCATCAAGCCCAGGACAGCCAATTTGTTAATCTTGTTAAAAATAATAACTTTCTTTTCATTTTCTGCTGTAATATTACAATTGTTTAATCCAAATAATAATGCCTTTCTATAAATACTTACCCAAAACCCTGTGCCAGGAGTATTATGAACCTTACCCGGGTAGTTGCTAACAAAGTTTGAAATAAATAATTGCCCCATGATGATGAGATCGCAAAGGGATCATCAAAAAAAATAAGGAAAAACAGGGCAATTCTTATTAAATTATTCTTCTGACTCTGATAATAATCATTCTTACCTAGGTAATATTCATTCTGACCTAGGTAATATCCTTCCTGACCTAGGTAATATTCTTCCTGACCTAGGTAATATCCTTCCTGACCTAGGGGATATCCTTCCCGACCTAGGGGATATCCTTCCCGACCTAGGGGATATCCTTCCCGACCTAGGGGATATCCTTCCCGACCTAGGGGATATCCTTCCCGACCTAGGGGATATCCTTCCCGACCTAGGGGATATCCNNNNNNNNNNNNNNNNNNNNNNNNNNNNNNNNNNNNNNNNNNNNNNNNNNNNNNNNNNNNNNNNNNNNNNNNNNNNNNNNNNNNNNNNN
The window above is part of the Spirochaetota bacterium genome. Proteins encoded here:
- a CDS encoding flavin reductase; translated protein: MGTKINSRVFHKISYGLYIIASQKGEKVNGQICNTVIQVTSSPPMVAVAINKQNFTHECISNSDSFSISILSQDAPLSLIGNFGFKCGRDYDKCKDINYRKGSMGTPIIIEHALGYLELKLVQRMDVGTHTIFVGEVIEAELIEDGEPMTYSYYHQIKRGKTPESAPTFIKDEKKDEKHKENNISYRCTVCGYVYEPGKGDPESGVAPGTSFADLPADWVCPICGAGKDKFEKL
- the nadD gene encoding nicotinate-nucleotide adenylyltransferase, translated to MKARNNKFGIMGGSFDPIHFGHLQVAEFARERMDLNMVFFVISHCPPHKSINDLSSSHHRLSMVELAIRDRPYFESSKIDIESGCPTYTGDTIRRFKKNYGDDKEIYFISGIDVILAIINWDKARTYPGICNFIAATRPGYDEIEIGNKIPDIFKPFITIIEVPLLAISSTEIRLRIKSDKSIAGMAPDPVQNYINKNDLYKGKGV
- a CDS encoding AAA family ATPase, with the translated sequence MVMERHRVSADRLRWQCDPDQLHFTCTEELPSLEEFIGQSRAIEAIRFGLEMNRSGYNIYVAGLTGTGKTTAVQEHIKRLINERQDSEESYHPDDWCYVYNFDDPDQPQILKLPQGMGKTFSNQMSTLLLRLKEELGKAFSSEEYGAARGRIVEEGQNEERQILDQLEKSAQSEGFLLQITPTGPLLIPMTVSGTMSRTDYLSLPEEQRKVLDEKRDNLMKQMGASFDRFRESEKNMQDRLRELDRNIGENTIHSIFHELLNDFRHYYGMDRYLKGLQAYTLEYLGIFKQQEAPAQAYPGMPNAPIFGEKDPFLPFKINLFVDNSETVGPPVIVESNPTYINLFAKVEMRFSFGGYLSDHTMIKAGSLSRANGGYLLLNIRDVLMRVGVWEALKRAIRIKEVRVENPYEQFGFIAPVGMRPEPMPVNVKIILIGDNYIYHMLSEYDEEFWELFRVKAEFDSQVDRSPDNMQAYACFIANCCKEEKLLPFDSSGVAKMLEYAARMVADQQKLSSRFGQLKELLLESDYWAVKAGVSLISAEHVQRAFDEKIFRHNLIDERMREHIDDGTVMIDVEGFEVGHVNGLSVYNMGDIMFGRPSRISAKTFMGRSGVINIERESELSGRIHNKGVMILSGYLGWKYAQEKPLSLSASLCFEQSYQGIEGDSASSTELYAILSSLSGVPLKQGIAVTGSVNQTGEVQPIGGVNYKIEGFYKVCKARGLTGEQGVMIPHTNIRNLMLHEEIVDAVSKGMFHIYAVKTIDEGIEVLTDIEAGERREDNTYPEGSINYLVNKRLKEIADGLKSYSSGDEEK